A window from Verrucomicrobiota bacterium encodes these proteins:
- a CDS encoding type IV pilus twitching motility protein PilT, with the protein MSYSMSDLLQLVVSEGASDLHIRVGIPPAIRTHGELERVQGPMLTPEDTEELMNSITGEDHIQAVRTKGGADFGFAFGELARFRVSVFKERGNFALVLRQIPTRLLTIDQIGLSRDLVNTLLNKPRGLILVTGPTGSGKSTTLASMINIMNETRTDAHIITIEDPIEFYHKHKKAVITQREVHIDVPSFAEALRRALRQDPDVVLVGELRDLETIEAAVTAAETGHLVFGTLHTNSAAKTIDRIVNAFPMQQQETIRIQLSTVLQAVIAQILVPTCDKPGRVAVHDIMINTPSINALIRDNKTFRIASDQQTGAKYGMITLDQNLLDKYKAGRISREDCINRCNDSQTILQKLQEIDAEKASKQ; encoded by the coding sequence ATGTCCTACTCGATGTCAGACCTGCTGCAGCTCGTGGTGAGCGAGGGCGCCTCGGACCTTCACATCCGCGTCGGCATCCCGCCCGCCATCCGGACGCACGGCGAGCTCGAGCGCGTGCAGGGGCCGATGCTCACACCCGAGGACACCGAGGAACTGATGAACAGCATCACCGGCGAGGACCACATCCAGGCGGTGCGCACGAAGGGCGGGGCGGACTTCGGTTTTGCGTTTGGCGAACTCGCCCGGTTCCGCGTGAGCGTGTTCAAGGAGCGCGGCAACTTTGCGCTCGTTTTGCGGCAGATTCCGACGCGCCTGCTGACGATCGACCAGATCGGCCTGTCGCGGGACTTGGTGAACACCTTGCTCAACAAGCCGCGCGGGCTGATCCTCGTGACGGGGCCGACTGGCTCGGGCAAGTCCACCACGCTCGCCTCGATGATCAACATCATGAATGAAACGCGCACCGACGCGCACATCATCACCATCGAGGACCCGATCGAATTCTACCACAAGCACAAGAAGGCGGTCATCACGCAGCGCGAGGTGCACATCGACGTGCCGAGCTTCGCCGAGGCCCTCCGGCGCGCGTTGCGGCAGGACCCCGACGTGGTGCTCGTCGGCGAGTTGCGCGACTTGGAGACGATCGAGGCGGCGGTGACCGCGGCCGAGACGGGCCACCTGGTCTTCGGCACGCTGCACACGAATTCCGCGGCGAAGACCATCGACCGCATCGTGAACGCGTTCCCAATGCAGCAACAGGAAACCATCCGCATCCAGCTATCCACTGTGCTCCAGGCCGTCATCGCGCAGATCCTCGTGCCCACCTGCGACAAGCCCGGCCGCGTGGCGGTCCACGACATCATGATCAACACGCCGTCCATCAACGCGCTGATTCGCGACAACAAGACGTTTCGCATCGCCTCCGACCAGCAGACCGGCGCCAAGTATGGCATGATCACCCTCGACCAGAACCTGCTCGACAAATACAAAGCCGGCCGGATTTCGCGCGAGGACTGCATCAACCGGTGCAACGACTCGCAGACCATCCTGCAGAAGCTCCAGGAAATCGACGCCGAGAAGGCGTCCAAACAATAG
- a CDS encoding type II/IV secretion system protein, with protein sequence MSANVTDPLLALIRDQALIDDLQIEEVIQENTRSGKSISSILIERQILDLDGQLQMMAEHLATEVVRNVHELEIAPDVLKAMPPATARMYQCLPLEMTGDTLKVAFADPMNPSQIDQVSFIVHKEIIPVVADPAQVVTALTKHYAEQAESFDEILLELGGGGEELVKEVESTATSAQQTEQAIEAMANETPIIRFVNLVLFQAVQDRASDIHFEPFEDEFKIRYRVDGALYEMAPPPKYLGLPVTSRIKILANMNISERRLPQDGRISMSLGGKKIDLRVSTLPTRFGESVVLRVLDRSSVNLELESIGLPDPIYRPVVEIISQPNGIFIVTGPTGCGKTTTLYSCLKKVNVIDTKLLTSEDPVEYDLEGVMQVQVNEAQGLTFAKALRAFLRQDPDIIMLGEMRDLETAQIAVQSSLTGHLVLTTLHTNDAPGAVTRMVDMGVEPFLISSTLLGAIGQRLVRKICAKCRAPFEPTESQLSQLNLSAYDVGDKTFYYGRGCAECNDTGYKGRKGIFELLVVSEAIRTMINDRAPAVVLRQKAVELGMSTLREDGLRCIFDGSTTVEEVIKYT encoded by the coding sequence ATGTCCGCCAACGTCACCGACCCGCTGCTCGCGCTCATCCGCGACCAGGCGCTGATCGACGACCTTCAAATCGAGGAAGTCATTCAGGAGAACACCCGGTCGGGCAAGAGCATCAGCTCGATTCTCATCGAGCGGCAGATTCTCGACCTCGACGGGCAGCTCCAGATGATGGCCGAACACCTCGCCACCGAGGTGGTCCGAAACGTCCACGAACTGGAGATTGCGCCCGATGTCCTCAAGGCCATGCCGCCCGCGACGGCGCGCATGTATCAGTGCCTTCCGTTGGAAATGACCGGTGACACGCTCAAGGTCGCGTTCGCCGACCCGATGAACCCGTCGCAGATCGACCAGGTCAGCTTCATCGTCCACAAGGAGATCATCCCGGTCGTCGCCGACCCGGCGCAGGTTGTCACGGCACTCACCAAGCACTACGCGGAGCAGGCCGAGAGCTTCGATGAAATCCTGCTGGAACTTGGCGGCGGCGGCGAGGAGCTGGTCAAGGAGGTTGAATCGACCGCAACCTCGGCGCAGCAAACCGAGCAGGCCATCGAGGCGATGGCCAATGAGACACCGATCATCCGGTTTGTGAACCTCGTCCTGTTTCAAGCCGTGCAGGACCGCGCGAGCGACATCCACTTTGAGCCGTTTGAGGACGAGTTCAAGATTCGCTACCGCGTGGACGGCGCGCTGTATGAGATGGCCCCGCCGCCCAAGTATCTTGGCCTGCCGGTCACATCGCGCATCAAGATTCTGGCGAACATGAACATCTCGGAGCGGCGCCTGCCGCAGGACGGGCGCATTTCGATGTCGCTCGGCGGGAAGAAAATCGACCTGCGTGTCTCGACCCTTCCGACCCGGTTCGGAGAATCGGTGGTGCTCCGCGTTTTGGACCGTTCCTCCGTGAACCTGGAACTGGAGAGCATCGGGCTGCCCGATCCCATCTACCGGCCGGTGGTTGAGATAATCAGCCAGCCCAACGGCATTTTCATCGTCACGGGGCCGACCGGTTGCGGGAAGACGACGACGCTTTACTCGTGCCTGAAAAAGGTCAACGTGATCGACACCAAGCTGCTCACATCCGAAGACCCCGTGGAATATGACCTCGAGGGCGTGATGCAGGTGCAGGTGAACGAGGCGCAGGGGCTCACGTTTGCCAAGGCGCTGCGCGCCTTCCTCCGGCAGGACCCGGACATCATCATGCTCGGGGAAATGCGCGACCTGGAAACGGCGCAGATCGCGGTGCAATCCTCGCTCACCGGTCACTTGGTGCTCACGACGCTTCACACGAACGACGCGCCCGGCGCCGTCACCCGCATGGTCGACATGGGCGTGGAACCGTTCCTCATTTCGTCCACGCTGCTCGGCGCCATCGGGCAGCGGCTCGTCCGCAAGATTTGCGCGAAGTGCCGCGCGCCCTTTGAACCGACCGAAAGCCAGCTTTCGCAACTGAACCTGTCCGCCTACGATGTCGGCGACAAGACGTTCTACTACGGGCGCGGCTGCGCCGAGTGCAACGACACCGGTTACAAGGGACGAAAGGGCATCTTCGAGCTGCTCGTCGTCTCCGAGGCCATCCGGACGATGATCAACGACCGCGCGCCCGCCGTCGTCCTGCGGCAGAAGGCGGTTGAGCTTGGAATGAGCACGCTGCGCGAAGACGGATTGCGGTGCATTTTCGACGGCAGCACGACGGTTGAAGAAGTGATCAAATACACCTAA
- a CDS encoding type II secretion system F family protein: MPSYNYTALDQKGKETKGTLEVSTQSEALSRLKEMGYFPTKVTESEKKKDDEKDKKQDSKAAKKPAPGKKGAKKGIDLNFNIKIPGLYGKVKSKTLCTFTRQLATLIDAGLPLLRGLLVLQKQERDATLKDILGQLATSIEGGSTFSEALAQHPKAFNRLFVNMVKAGELGGVLEVVLNRLAEFQEKAQKIKGKVVAAMFYPVAVLVVAVAIVGVLMVFVVPKFEEIFKDLLNGQPMPGFTTLVLSIAHMIRDNIMGTLGIVAGVVIVFKLFVRTKIGRRLFDRFKLIMPVMGPVISKVAISRFTRTLGTLVSSGVPILQALSIVKETSGNVCVANAVASVHESVKEGETITAPLEASRIFPPMVISMVDVGEQTGALPEMLMKIADNFDEEVDNAVSAMTSLLEPIMIVFLAVIVGSIVIAMFLPLIAIMDSIGDDSGPAPAQKQGVKGD, translated from the coding sequence ATGCCCAGCTACAACTACACCGCCCTTGACCAAAAGGGAAAGGAAACCAAGGGCACCCTCGAAGTCTCCACACAGAGCGAGGCGCTCAGCCGCCTCAAGGAGATGGGCTACTTCCCCACCAAGGTCACCGAGTCCGAGAAGAAGAAGGATGATGAGAAGGACAAGAAACAGGATTCCAAGGCAGCCAAGAAACCCGCGCCAGGGAAGAAGGGCGCGAAGAAGGGGATCGACCTCAACTTCAACATCAAGATTCCCGGTCTTTACGGGAAGGTGAAGTCCAAGACGCTCTGCACGTTCACCCGCCAGCTCGCGACGCTCATCGATGCCGGTTTGCCACTGCTCCGCGGCCTTCTCGTGCTTCAGAAGCAGGAGCGCGATGCGACGCTAAAGGACATCCTCGGACAGCTCGCGACCTCGATCGAGGGCGGCAGCACCTTCTCGGAGGCTCTCGCGCAGCATCCCAAGGCCTTCAACCGCCTGTTCGTGAACATGGTCAAGGCCGGTGAACTTGGCGGCGTGCTCGAAGTCGTCCTCAACCGTCTGGCCGAGTTCCAGGAAAAGGCGCAGAAGATCAAGGGCAAGGTCGTCGCTGCGATGTTCTATCCCGTCGCCGTGCTCGTCGTGGCCGTCGCGATCGTAGGCGTGCTGATGGTGTTCGTCGTGCCGAAGTTCGAGGAAATCTTCAAGGACCTGCTGAACGGCCAGCCCATGCCTGGATTCACCACGCTCGTGCTGAGCATTGCGCACATGATCAGGGACAACATTATGGGCACGCTGGGCATCGTCGCGGGCGTTGTGATCGTCTTCAAGCTGTTCGTCCGCACCAAGATTGGCCGGCGCCTGTTCGACCGCTTCAAGCTAATCATGCCCGTGATGGGACCCGTCATCAGCAAGGTCGCCATCTCCCGCTTCACCCGCACGCTCGGCACCCTCGTGAGTTCTGGCGTGCCCATTCTCCAGGCGCTGAGCATCGTCAAGGAAACCTCCGGCAATGTCTGCGTCGCCAACGCTGTCGCATCCGTCCACGAAAGCGTGAAGGAAGGCGAAACGATCACCGCGCCGCTCGAGGCCTCGCGCATCTTCCCCCCCATGGTCATCAGCATGGTGGACGTCGGCGAACAAACCGGCGCACTGCCTGAAATGCTCATGAAGATTGCCGACAACTTCGACGAAGAAGTCGACAACGCCGTCTCCGCGATGACCTCGTTGCTCGAGCCGATCATGATCGTGTTCCTCGCCGTGATCGTCGGCTCCATCGTCATCGCGATGTTCCTTCCTCTGATCGCGATCATGGACAGCATCGGCGACGATTCTGGCCCGGCGCCTGCGCAGAAGCAGGGCGTGAAGGGCGACTGA
- a CDS encoding type II secretion system protein: protein MNPKTQPLHSARLRAFTLIELLVVISIIAVLAGLLLPAVSAAKTKAKAALVKKDLADINNAIHSYKAEYGGRVPIGFSTNADVTFGSAAFGTGISNSHPIGILLAVTNSANGVANANTVHRYNPRKVAFLNAKMLDAAEVRKQGIGGDGTFRDPWENPYIISIDADQDGWCTDGFYSLAAVSRKSTTIGHDGWTENNPVGTPNVFRLRTESLAWSFGPDGRADAAAPAGTGDNKDNIVSWK from the coding sequence ATGAACCCCAAGACCCAACCCCTGCACTCCGCTCGACTCCGCGCCTTCACGCTCATCGAGCTGCTCGTCGTCATCAGCATCATCGCGGTTCTCGCCGGCCTCCTGCTTCCTGCGGTATCGGCGGCCAAGACGAAAGCCAAGGCCGCGCTTGTGAAGAAGGATCTTGCGGACATCAACAATGCCATCCACTCCTACAAGGCGGAATACGGCGGCCGGGTTCCGATTGGCTTCTCGACGAACGCCGACGTCACATTTGGCTCGGCCGCATTCGGCACGGGCATCTCCAACAGCCATCCCATCGGCATCCTCCTCGCCGTCACGAATTCCGCCAACGGCGTCGCCAACGCCAACACCGTCCACCGCTACAACCCGCGCAAGGTCGCGTTCCTCAACGCGAAGATGCTCGATGCCGCCGAGGTGCGGAAGCAGGGCATCGGCGGCGACGGCACGTTCCGCGACCCGTGGGAAAATCCCTACATCATCAGCATTGACGCCGACCAGGACGGGTGGTGCACCGACGGCTTCTACTCGCTCGCCGCCGTCTCGCGGAAGTCCACCACCATCGGCCACGACGGCTGGACGGAGAACAACCCCGTGGGAACGCCCAACGTGTTCCGGCTGCGCACCGAATCGCTCGCGTGGTCGTTCGGTCCCGACGGCAGGGCCGATGCGGCGGCACCGGCCGGCACGGGCGACAACAAGGACAACATCGTGAGCTGGAAGTGA
- a CDS encoding prepilin-type N-terminal cleavage/methylation domain-containing protein, giving the protein MNGLCTTPGRAGDRRALRPARRPAVFREAAFTLLEMLVVIGIIGIVTALALPSLRMNKGNVMTAASRQVLEDLQIARLRAISGRTTVFVVFFPHQGAVWNGVSYGIAVNAAQSNYFTTNRAGNALLNGQLASYALYTKHSVGDQPGSDNPRYITEWKTLPDGTFFPPAIFINTTIAPAIFFNITNTTETFPVPDTASAIRYPLPYIAFDANGRLLGRTADIGIPLTLGSVFLFKDPTGETNQVIDPDVIETPPGNWTNNFVRLRINWITGRAKVERPELP; this is encoded by the coding sequence ATGAACGGACTTTGCACAACGCCGGGCAGGGCAGGGGACCGCCGCGCCTTGCGGCCGGCCCGCCGGCCGGCCGTGTTTCGCGAGGCCGCGTTCACCTTGCTGGAAATGCTCGTCGTCATCGGCATCATCGGCATCGTCACGGCGCTCGCGCTCCCATCGCTCCGGATGAACAAGGGCAACGTGATGACCGCCGCAAGCCGGCAGGTGCTTGAAGACCTCCAGATTGCGCGGCTCCGCGCCATCAGCGGGCGCACCACCGTCTTCGTCGTGTTCTTTCCGCACCAAGGCGCGGTCTGGAACGGCGTGTCCTACGGCATCGCTGTCAACGCGGCGCAGAGCAACTACTTCACAACCAACCGCGCCGGGAACGCGCTGCTCAACGGCCAGCTCGCCTCCTACGCGCTCTACACCAAGCACAGCGTCGGCGACCAGCCCGGCTCCGACAACCCGCGCTACATCACCGAGTGGAAGACCCTTCCCGACGGCACGTTCTTCCCGCCGGCCATCTTCATCAACACCACCATCGCACCCGCCATCTTCTTCAACATCACCAACACCACCGAGACGTTTCCCGTTCCCGACACGGCCAGCGCCATCCGGTATCCGCTGCCCTACATCGCCTTCGACGCCAACGGCCGGTTGCTCGGCCGCACGGCGGACATCGGGATTCCGCTCACGCTCGGGAGCGTGTTCCTGTTCAAGGATCCCACGGGCGAGACAAACCAGGTCATCGACCCCGACGTGATCGAGACGCCGCCGGGAAACTGGACGAACAACTTCGTGCGGCTGC